One segment of Amycolatopsis alba DSM 44262 DNA contains the following:
- a CDS encoding SDR family oxidoreductase, with the protein MAKNSVNGKVVLITGAARGIGAGLAERLAAQGAKVALVGIEAKEQQAVADKIGANAHAWEADVTSWDDLERATAGVVEHFGGIDIVIANAGIATSGFVRSVDPAAFEKVIEVDLLGVWRTFRVTLPHVLDRKGYLLAISSLAAITHAPGMANYAAAKAGVEAFCNSFRAEVAHLGVKVGVAHPTWIRTDLVESADKHPVFGKLRTGMPGLLGKTYPLSVALDHLQAGVNKRARTVHVPRWVGGLKLIRAFLPPIIEIGAKGRIKKADAAALVDIKERGAYESSITGQAGRAATKKG; encoded by the coding sequence GTGGCCAAGAACAGCGTGAACGGCAAGGTCGTCCTGATCACCGGCGCCGCGAGGGGCATCGGCGCGGGACTCGCCGAACGCCTGGCCGCACAAGGCGCGAAGGTCGCCCTGGTCGGCATCGAGGCCAAGGAACAGCAGGCCGTCGCCGACAAGATCGGCGCGAACGCCCACGCCTGGGAAGCCGACGTCACCAGCTGGGACGACCTCGAACGGGCCACCGCCGGTGTCGTCGAGCACTTCGGCGGGATCGACATCGTGATCGCGAACGCCGGCATCGCGACCTCCGGTTTCGTCCGGTCGGTGGATCCGGCCGCCTTCGAGAAGGTCATCGAGGTCGACCTCCTCGGCGTCTGGCGTACCTTCCGCGTCACCCTCCCGCATGTCCTCGACCGCAAGGGCTACCTGCTCGCGATCTCCTCGCTGGCGGCGATCACCCACGCGCCCGGCATGGCCAACTACGCCGCCGCGAAGGCGGGCGTCGAGGCGTTCTGCAACAGCTTCCGCGCCGAAGTCGCCCACCTTGGCGTGAAGGTCGGCGTCGCGCACCCCACCTGGATCCGCACCGACCTAGTCGAGAGCGCCGACAAGCACCCGGTCTTCGGCAAGCTCCGCACCGGCATGCCCGGCCTGCTCGGCAAGACCTACCCGCTGTCCGTCGCGCTCGACCACCTCCAGGCCGGGGTCAACAAACGCGCCCGCACCGTGCACGTGCCGCGCTGGGTCGGCGGCCTCAAGCTCATCCGCGCGTTCCTGCCGCCGATCATCGAGATCGGCGCGAAGGGCCGGATCAAGAAGGCCGACGCGGCCGCACTCGTGGACATCAAGGAGCGCGGCGCGTACGAATCTTCGATAACCGGTCAGGCAGGCCGGGCCGCCACGAAGAAGGGCTGA
- a CDS encoding pyridoxamine 5'-phosphate oxidase family protein gives MSRRDQIRMTADELAAYLDEQKVINVATIGPNGRPHLAPLWYYPHGTGIATWTYGSSQKAKNLERDPHATVLIEDGESYDKLRGISLEADVEVITDTAVVTQMGINLMQRYAGAKPGDPVPDQLTGFIGKQAPKRIGLIFTPTKIVSWDHTKLGGTY, from the coding sequence ATGTCGCGTCGCGACCAGATCCGCATGACAGCCGACGAACTCGCCGCGTACCTCGACGAGCAGAAGGTCATCAACGTCGCGACGATCGGGCCGAACGGCCGCCCGCATCTCGCGCCGCTCTGGTACTACCCGCACGGGACGGGCATCGCGACCTGGACCTACGGCTCGTCCCAGAAGGCGAAGAACCTGGAGCGCGACCCGCACGCCACGGTGCTGATCGAGGACGGCGAAAGCTACGACAAGCTCCGCGGAATCTCCCTCGAAGCCGACGTCGAGGTCATCACCGATACGGCCGTGGTCACCCAGATGGGTATCAACCTCATGCAGCGGTACGCGGGCGCGAAGCCGGGCGACCCGGTGCCCGACCAGCTCACCGGCTTCATCGGCAAGCAGGCCCCGAAGCGAATCGGGCTGATTTTCACCCCGACCAAGATCGTGAGCTGGGACCACACGAAGCTCGGCGGAACATACTGA